Within Ipomoea triloba cultivar NCNSP0323 chromosome 9, ASM357664v1, the genomic segment CTTGCACAGAATATAAAAGATTTTAAACAATCATGAAGGGGAATTTTCTCAAGGTGAGCCTAAACAAATTGCAGAGGGTGGGTAGCAGACTTGTACCTTCTGCAGCCACCGCCGACAAGTGCTGTAAATGGGCATGGTGGTCTTTTGTGCATGAAGACAATACGATCCCAAGCGATGTTCCGAAGGGTCACTTGGTGGTCTATGTAGGGGAAAACCAGAAAAGATTTGTTATCAAAATCACCATACTCCAGCATCCACTATTCAAGGCATTGTTGGATCAAGCTCAGGATGCATACGATTTCACAGCTGACTCAAAATTCTGGATACCTTGTGATGAGAAAATCTTCATCAGTGTCATTAGAAGTGCTACACCTCCTAGAAGCAAAATGATCTCAATCTGCATTTGTTGATCCAGATGTAAAACTcattacattatatattgacCCTGTTGTGTACtatagtatatgtatatcaAAATTCATTAATCTTAACTCTTTGCATATGCTGCTGCACAAAATCAATAACACTGAGGCCAAAAAAAGAAACAGAACTGAACCTTAAGTTGCTTAGCACACTTGCACATGAGAATTAATGTGGCACTCCCCTTCTACTAAAGGTGTTCTTAACTGGAAAGAACACACCCTTCTTCTAATGTTTTCATTAATTGGAATGAAATTTAGAAGAACAATCTAATTGAGGCAATAGAAAAAAAAGCTAAACAGCACTTTGTCACTAAATCAGGCAAAAGACAAAAGCTATTTGACAGTAGAGAGTTTCTAAAGATACAACCTATCTACACCATTTGTCCAATATTTCAGGGACTAACAGGACTGATTTGCTTAATCTAAGATAGAAAAATCTCCTCATCTAAATATTTGCTTCCTTTAAAGTTTTGCCAACATAAACTGTACAGGGAACCATTTAGAAACATTTTTACTTGTACAGATTGATGTTGGAATGTTGGATAAACAATACTTGTATCACATTGGAAGTAAATAGGGTCtgtgaataataattaatattgcaCAGGAAAGCAATGGACTAAAGTTGGTCATGCTACAACTAGCCTCAATTACATAAAATTATGGAGCCAAAAACCTGTCCATTATCCACAAAGCTAAAATTAAATCCAGACTCTCAAAATTACCTGAAATTGGGTGGACAAAAGCCAGTTCTCTGAACTATGATACAGGATTCCAGTAGTTGtagtaaagaaggaaaaatgatgTAGAAGAAATTTTAACCATTATTAGTTTGTAAAACATTCTCATTTCctgtttgtattttttattaacaGAAGTTTaatggtaaattaaaaatataaatataaatataaaacctTAAGCTTGAAATTGCTGTTTCTAAGCACTTGATAGCAGGATAAGACAAGGGAATAAACATTCCTAAATCACATTTACCCATTAAAGATAGTTTGAAACtgaagaaataatataatgttgatttaataaaaaaaaaaattacactaattgCAGAGCTTGAGATACTAATGCTAATATAAATACACTGATCAAGATAtagaaaaaatcaaataatttatttatttcaagcAACATTTAGAACCAAACTATGAACTGAAGGCTTACTGGGAAACTTAATCCTGTGGAATCTAAAGACCACATAAGATGCTCTCACATATTACAGGAAATCCTGAAATGCTGCTACTCATTTTGATTAAACAATTTCAAAACTATAAACACCAAGGTgacaaatagaaaaagaaaactcCCATTTTCTATCCTTCCCCCTTGGCTGGATAAGGAACTCCAGTTTTCTGTCTTCCCCTGATAGAACACCTTAAGACAGTAATTGCCCAACTATATGTATGCATTTATATATTTGCCACCAGACAGCATTATTTTGTAATGAATAAGAATTGAAAGCAGAATGGTATACTCaataatttatgagaaatttacacattatatattgccTCATCAATAGCAAATACAAAGTAGAGTTGGCAACATCAAATAATACAAGTGTCACATTACTCCAAAGTTCTAAGCATTGAGCATACAAAATATCAGAACATTACCGCTGTTTTAGTGTCACCATTAGACAATAGAGGCTCTAAGATGCAACTGCATAGGCCTGGGAATTAATCCACAGCTAAAGTCAATACATATCATCTAGCACCTAGTAGGAAGCCTTCCAACTCTCTTCGCCCAAATGTCCTCCCAAGTGAAGAGGCATCAACGGATCTTGCAGCCAAATAAAAAACTAGCCAAGCTACCATGAAATAAACTTCTATAGCTGACAGAATTGCTACTGCAAATTCATCCCCAAAATATTCACCCAATATCCACTTTGACAATGACCCACAAATCACCACTTCCCAACACTTGATCTGAACGGCAGGCCCTAGCAATGCCACCAACAAATGACACCCTTCTTTCACAACTTCCCAACTACTCTTCCTTGAGTCCACTATAACAATCCAAGAATCCACAGCAAACATAAATCCCACCAGCAACTCGACCAAGAACCATGATATTATAAAGCACAAACTTTCCTTCTCATGCCCTGTAATCCATGGAGCAACATCTGAAAAAGGCATCAACTTCATCCTTATGAAAACATTGAAAAATGAACTTTGATCCTCGACTTCCCCAAATGACCAAATTCCCAATAACTGTGCCAACGCGTCCCTCACCGCCCACCGAATTAGAACAAATGCACAAAGCCTTTTAAGCCCCAAATTTGAACCTCGCCACACAGTTCCACAAAATGACCTgtaattacccaacaaattATCCAGCACCTTAAGGAAGACAATGCCATGGACCCAAGTGTATGTAACCAAGAACGACGTGATAACGTATCCATAAGCTGTGGATAGTAACACCACTAGAAACAACAATGTCGTAGCATCACGACGGCCCAGCTCCATACCCTTGATAAAGAATGGTAAATCATCTATTTTATAGTCGTTACGAGGAGCATCGAGAACTGTATCGTTTTTTTCCGCATACGAGAGAGCCTTAAACGAAAAGAAACCATTGCGAACAGCCTGGGGCAAATCAATTCCATTGTCAACGATTGGGTGAGAAAACCCCAAATTGGGGTTGAAATCCGAGAGAATAACGGAAGTGGAATTGGGAGGTGGCTTGGATGAAGGATGGAACAGGGAACGATCGAGGTCGGAGTCGCCGGAGAAAAAGTCATCGTCGAGGGTTCCGACACGAGAGAGGTGGAGAAATGGGCCGCGGCGGCGGCGATGGTGGTGAAGTGGTTGATGATTGGATTGGGAAGATGAGAGATCGAGGCGGGAGAGGAGGGATTTGAGAGAGGGATCGCGATCTATGAAAGAGGTGAGGTAGTGAGTGCCGGTGTGGACGTTAGAGCGGAATATGAAAATGAGAAGGGagaggaagaggaaaaggaGGAGATCGGATACGAAGATGGATGCGGTGTGCTTCAGGAGCGAGATGGTGGTTTGGTGGTTGATCGGCGGTGGCGACGGCGTCGGCGGCCGAGGGTGGTGGTTCATGGCGGCTTTACGCGACAAAATTGGGGGATTTCAGATACGGAATTGAAAACCATTAATGCTAGTCAAAGTGAGGTTATTTTTAGCAATTAACTATTTTCATTAGATTCTACATCCACATTTATTCCACATAataaagattaatatttaataactataataattttcaaaatgaaaaaatatcatttttagttcatcgactataatacatgtattaaTTTTGATCcttaactattaaattttttaaatttggtatatAACTATTCACTTGgtatcacatttagtcattgagtattaacattttcaaactaggtgcatgactattcaatttgttcacttttggtcctgtcGTTAAATTTTTCGCCCAAACTTATGGCCAAGTTACCTATGAGGGCTATGACCaactagtttatttaatttttattttaaaaattatttaaataaattttaaattaaaaaatttaaaaataaaataataaagaatgcCGACCCCACCTACTCGAAGAAAGAAGGGACCAGTTCTCTTGAACCCCCTCCCCCTTCTTCCTCCTTGGCTTTCGTTGGTGACAAAGAAATCTCACTTCATCTCCGTCAGAGTCGAAGGAAGAAATGAGAGCTTCCTTCCTCCCTCATCTCTGTCGGAGACGAAGGAGGAGGGTGGGTGTGGCcaacaaattttgtttttttgttttttttttaagtttttaatttaaaaattattaaaataattttaaaataaaaattaaataaactagcCTGTCACCCGTGACTTGGGTAGAAAATTTAATCGCAAGATCAAATgcgatacaaattgaatagtcatgcacttagtttgaaaattttaatagtcaaagaccaaaattgatacatatattataatcgagagactaaaaatgatattttctctttcaaaatttatatttgatatttctattttGGTGTCGTCATATTACGAAAAAAAACTATAAGTGGATAAttttattcaatacacaaaagGACTTTGTGTacaaaattcaaagttcaaaccccACATTAAGCATAGAGAGTATGCTTCTATTGAGGCTCGATCTAATGACCTCTTATTTGGGAGAGTCGCTACATGTCACTTAGTGTGTAACCAACTATAGCAATtgtttaattacttaatttagaAGATCTGATTCATTAAGTCATTCTTACATATATCTCAGAAGAATGATTGGGAACTTGTGCTGGAGAAATCACCGAATTGCCTAAAATtgtttaattacttaatttagaAGATCTGATTCATTAAGAATCTCAGAAGAATGATTGGGAACTTATGCTCGAAAAATCACCTAAAAGATGGGAACTTGTGCTGGAGAAACCACCTAAAAGAAGATGATCTTCAGCGCTTGCTGACGTCGGAGGAACTTTCGGTTTGCAGAATCACTTAATGAGGGCCTCGCCCCCTCCgccttactaaaaaaaaatctcattttaCATCTCAAATTTATTACACcgtatttattagttattaaacCAATTGGTAATtgctaaatatataaattttaattttatatctcatatttattagtttattagttaaaccctaaatatataaattttaaatattaatattaaatttaatattgtaaaaaattaaattataaataatttcaatcaagtcGGTTGAGTATGTGACAAAGGGTTTTAGTAATGTTTTTCCCAAGATCACCTGATTCAGCTTATAATCATTGAATACTGTACATTGATTAACTGCATCAACTTTTAATAAGAGATTAAAATATCCAATCATGCAGTGTTTTATAAAACTTacaggccctgtttggtaaataatcagcctatcagccaattttggcttatttgatcactatttggttaataagctttttgtaactctaaaatactaaaattcaaaaggctactcaaagtagcattttcaattagctttttgagaaaaaatttatacaaaatagctatcagctaacagccaacccaatcagccaaatacaaaatagctatcagctaacagccaacccaatcagccaagtTTTTACAATCAGTTAggtcctatttggtaaatggctgttagctgattgggttggctgtttgggttagaaggtatgattttttgataacattggctgattgtcgaaagttgtttaataaattagctgtttggtataattttttttctcaaaaagctaattgaaaaggctactttgagtagccttttgaattttagcattttggagttacaaaaagcttattattttcCAACTactagtggtcaaataagccaaaaattggctgataggctgattatttaccaaacagggccctaatgttattaacaaatcataccttctaacacaaacagccaacccaatcagccaacagccatttaccaaacagggccataataCATTTGTATAGAGGAATGCTTACAATATATAATACTCTCCGTATAGAAATAGACATTCATGTTTTGGATTAACAAATTACTTCAAGCCGCAAGCAAAGCAATTAATAATCACCACTGTAAAATGTAAATCATTGCagaatcaacaaaaataaatattccaaTGGCAACTATGAAATCCGCTGTATAAAGATGATAGGAAAGCAACCATAATAAATAGAAGTACAGAAAAATAACCCGAAAATTTTTAGGAAAACTGGGATTAAGAAAGTGTGAAGTGCCTATTGAAAGTCTGGCTTCTCAGGGTAGGTGCAGCCAGATCTCTGGATTATGACATTTGCAGCATAAACACCGGCTCGAACACAGTCTGCAATGGGTTTTTCTTGGACCAAGTGTGAGAGGAACCCTCCAACAAATGCATCGCCTACACAAGTGCAAACCATACATGTTCAATCTATTCGTGTGTCGGGTTACAAGTCAATAAATTCCCTCATCAACTTCATttataaagtaaaaaagcatTTTACATCAAGCCAAACCATCACATAAATAGTTCATTGATTAGTAACATAGCATGAtaacgacaaaaaaaaaaaaaaaaaacatgattatttcttcttcttccttatgGGCTTTAATCATTCTAGTAGTGGattttgttaggatcaagcgcttactactacgccaaaagctataactcGTAGAGAAggcataactttatttctttatatcgtcacattttcgagaggcagggtgcTGAACTTGACCTTTCACTGGCCTCTGTCCAACAATCTCCCTAGCcattggacttggccctttatcggcctccgcccaatagatttaatatatactccgtatttgaaaCTACCAGAAGCATCGCAGATCACATACCTGCACCATTGGTGTCAACAAGTTTCTCTTTTGGCAACTGTGTAACGGGGAACAGTTTTACTTTCCCATCTTCAGCCACAACAACAGGATCAGCACCCTGGGTGATTACAGTAATTCTCTTGTGCGTTCCAGATGCCTTGGGCCACTGGGAGATCTTCAGAGCTATTTCTTCGACATTGTCGGTCTGATCAATAAAAACAGTGCAAATGGGGAGATGGAGGAGAAAATTTAAACAGATGAAGAAAATATGATTCCAACAAACTATACCTCCCAACCATGAACTTTGGAGAAAGTTCTGGCTTCTGTCTCATTTCCAAAGACATAGTCCACATACCTGAACATCGTAAACAGCAACATTACATTAATATCTTGTCTACCTCTCAATGAGGTCTTACTTAAAGCAGTAAGGCATTGGACTTACGGAAAAGCTTTCTCCTGTACATCCTTGAAGAACTCACATATAAATGGTGCAGAAAGGTTCATCGTGAAAACCtgcatatatatgaaaatttcattgattttgTTCATCCTGAAGTAGCTGCAGAACagcaaaaaagaaacaaaaaacaaaaacaaaaaaacaaaaaaaacaaaaaaacaaaaaacaaaaaacaaacaacaaaaaacaaagggGTTACAACCCAAAGTCAAGTACCTTGTTTTTTGCAGCTGCATGCTCAGCAACGAGTTGAATGGATTCTGGGGAAACGGTGAGAAAGAATCCAGCAATGTAGTAGTACTTGGCCTTTTCAACTATAGACAAACGCATTAGCCTAATGCTTTTAATGATTAACTCAAACAATCTAGGAGTTGAATGACAGGAAAAATACCCAATGCCCAATTTTCTGGTTTTTTCAAGTGGTCCGACTTATAGCAATTTGCAGCTGACAAGTTGGCAACAAGTGACCTGCATGTGTAGTATATTCATGATCTTATTAATCCCATAGAAAGCAATAAGCATGTTAAGTAACACAAAACCCAGTCTATTATGATCCTAAATTTTACATTAAGAACAAGtgtatactaattttttttttggtgcaagTATGTTCTTTCatctgttttattttaaaaaatagaggtTATTTGCAGAACCATTGTTGCAGCAACCAAGGTAAGGCAAGCAATGTATTAAGGACTGACCTTTCTCCATCCACCACACAAACAGCACAAGTACCTGTCGGAGTATTCTCATCCTCATAATAGTGAGCCTAACACATCCAATTCCCATCAAAAAGAACATAAATCATTATCAGTAATGTATtccctttaatattttttctatattctAGTTAAACAACCCGAGCAAAGTGGAATAGATACATAGCATCAATAAGGCCACGGGCCGATGAAAATATGatagtatgattattgaatgCACAAGTTTTAAGGATATAAATAGGCAGAAGAGTGAGAATATTTACATTAACACCAGCTTCTTTTGCATGCTTCTTCATTTCACCCCCAAATTTGTCCTTTCCAATGCAACCCATGTAACTGGTGGCACCAGGTTTTTGAAGCATCCACTGCAAATGCATTACCATATTCATGTTCAGGCTCTAATTTATATCACACCTCAAACAGTTCAAAATGAAATCGTTAATATACCTGAGCAACTCTGATCGAATTCTGAGTTGCACCTACAATGAAAGAATAATGAACATCTCATGTAAATAAAATCCACAAGCTTCTTTAACAAAGGACACAGACTGACAAAATGACAAGTCCACAAAGCTTCAAATATAGCATAATAGCAAAATTACCTCCAGCAATGTATTCAACAGAGTACTTGGATGACATTTCTTCATACCTGGTAGGGAGCACACAATTTTTATCAGCATTCACAAAATCTCTAAGACAGTCTATTCAAGAGAGTAAGGGCCTAGTAAAAATGGGAAAACCAACTAAACAAACAGCCTTAATACATACATAGGCAAGTGTTTTTCCTCTGCCAGAATTGCATTGTTCGACTTGATTTCATACCTGTCGGTGGAAAAAACAGTATCATCAACATTGAtaacctttcaaaaaaaaaaacaacattggtaaaaaaaaaaaaaacagtcaaaACTACACTAATCAAATCAAGATCAGCAGAGAGAGGGAGAGCAAGGTCATAAGAGCAAAACACACACCAGATTCAGATATATGCAAACAAAACACCATAAGATTCTGACAGATCTTGAACGTAAACAATACATCATACGATTCAGCTCTAGAACACACACAAAAGATACAATCTTTACATAAAATGAAGCTTGAAAAAGCACAATCCAATAAAGTGGGAATCGGAGATCGAAAGATCTGGGTGAAGGAGagattttacttgtttaagaaATCATTGTCGACAACTGAAGAAATATCGAGCAGTGGATTTCCCATCCCCAATAGAATTCCCTCGAACTCCATGCTTGATATCTTTCCCTGATTTTGCAGCCGCTATCGAAATTGGCCAAAGCTTGAAATGTGCCAAAAAGAATCTATAGttgcatttatatataattgcatGTCCTGCACTCTTGTCGTTGATGGTAATTGAGTGTACGGTTCAGATTTCAGATCTGAAATAGTAGTGGGTGCCCACCACCGAAACTGTGACAAAAGTGCTAATTTAGCTTTGGGTAAACTACCTAATACctatattacataataatacCATAAATTCCACTCATTTCACAACTCAATTCTAAATCTGATATTggttatttttgaaaagttttgtCAATATTCACTTATtctgtttttttgttttaaataataactacattttcaaataattaaattgatggAATAATGATTCTGAATCAATCACGATCAAATTCTATCACTTTAGTCTCATCTAGTGGCATCAGGTAGCAATCCAAAAGTAACTAAATAACTAATCATGGAGCAATTCATAAGTAACAATATGCAAGAATAATAAATGAACTAACCCGACTTGACAAAGAGTATATGGCTAAGGATGTTACAAAAATGTCATGAAATAATTCAGGAATGACCATAAGAGCATCTCCCATGGAtgagtttttcttttgtttttttttctttttaaattactCTTCTCTTTTTCTTCAAGTCTTTTTGTTGGCTCATTTGTCAAGTGTCCAAAACTTGTATGAGAGCGTCTCACGGATTGGGTCAAGTCAacatgaaatgtaatacttatactaacaaatataatactaaatgtttccaaaaatatatatatatatatatatatatatatatatatatatatatatatatatatatatatataatactaaatctttaccaaaaaatatatatataatactaaatcaagaataaaatgtttattacttatatgaaaaaaaaatataatacttttgaagaaaaatgtaatatttttatatttttcataaaagtataacattttcttttataagtgcaacattactcataagggaaaaatataatactttaaaaaaaagtaatacttttacatcaaaatataaaattattacatttgttttcaaaagtatttcattttatcttataagtttatttcttatttaatattacatttggtagtataagtattacatttgcatattaatCCGACTTGATCCGTCTATCGGATACTCACACATGCCTCTCGCCTATATATATGTAGGCACATTCGTGTGAGAACCACTCTAAAAGAGAATTAGAAACCAATCAAAACTATCCATTAGAAAGATCTGACGGATATGAAGCAATTAGAGAAAAAACGCAATGCCATTTTTTAAACAAACTCTCATTATAAAGTGCAACTAGTAACACTGTAAGTTGCAACATTCAACGCTACAAAGTGAAATTAAGCAAAGCTACAAAGTGAATGTGTTGAAAAATGCGATGACACTTTTGTTAATAACTTTAAagttaggcaaaaacttgtatgagaccgtctcaccatgagacggtcgggtcgggtcgggtcaagatgcaagtgtgtcacttatatgaacaaatgtcctacttatatgctcaaatgtaatactaatcaggaataaaatttttgttacttataagggtaaatgtaatacttttaagggaaaatacaatacttttatatttcgatataaaagtattacatttttcctcaaaagtattatatttgcccttataagtaaggatcacttgtcaacattacttattatgaaaaatgtattactttttcacttgtcaacattacttattatgaaaaatgtattacttttttacttgtcaacattacttattatgaaaaatgtattactttttttcttataagtaacaaaaattgtattcttgattagtgttatatttgagcacataagtatgacatttgcacatataagtatgacatttgcatggtgttttgacgcgactcgacccgtctcacaaataaggatccgtgagacggtttcacacaagtgtggCCCTTAAAGTTAAAGTGAAACTATTAGAATGCAACAAAGATACAAAGTGTATATGTTCACTGCACTTACACATATGAGGGGTGCACTTTATGGTGTTGTTAGTTACATTCTAGTATTTTAATTGCAAGTCAAAGTTAAATCCTtccttttatacgggaggtggtgggttcgagcctcagtggaggcaatatatACTCTTGTGcgtcaataggttgagaaagtagttatgaacagatactgcattctaatagagttagtagtattaaaaaaaaaatgcaagtcAAAGTTACTGTTAAAATGTCATCAtgttttttgactttttttcaTGGCTCTTTGCTTTAAAGCAAGCTATAGATCTTCCCAAATTGATAATTCTGAGTTGTTTCTAGTTCACTCATATGGTAATGTAATGTAAGTACATGT encodes:
- the LOC116029545 gene encoding auxin-responsive protein SAUR50, which produces MKGNFLKVSLNKLQRVGSRLVPSAATADKCCKWAWWSFVHEDNTIPSDVPKGHLVVYVGENQKRFVIKITILQHPLFKALLDQAQDAYDFTADSKFWIPCDEKIFISVIRSATPPRSKMISICIC
- the LOC116028336 gene encoding adenosine kinase 2-like, with amino-acid sequence MEFEGILLGMGNPLLDISSVVDNDFLNKYEIKSNNAILAEEKHLPMYEEMSSKYSVEYIAGGATQNSIRVAQWMLQKPGATSYMGCIGKDKFGGEMKKHAKEAGVNAHYYEDENTPTGTCAVCVVDGERSLVANLSAANCYKSDHLKKPENWALVEKAKYYYIAGFFLTVSPESIQLVAEHAAAKNKVFTMNLSAPFICEFFKDVQEKAFPYVDYVFGNETEARTFSKVHGWETDNVEEIALKISQWPKASGTHKRITVITQGADPVVVAEDGKVKLFPVTQLPKEKLVDTNGAGDAFVGGFLSHLVQEKPIADCVRAGVYAANVIIQRSGCTYPEKPDFQ
- the LOC116030187 gene encoding uncharacterized protein LOC116030187, with amino-acid sequence MNHHPRPPTPSPPPINHQTTISLLKHTASIFVSDLLLFLFLSLLIFIFRSNVHTGTHYLTSFIDRDPSLKSLLSRLDLSSSQSNHQPLHHHRRRRGPFLHLSRVGTLDDDFFSGDSDLDRSLFHPSSKPPPNSTSVILSDFNPNLGFSHPIVDNGIDLPQAVRNGFFSFKALSYAEKNDTVLDAPRNDYKIDDLPFFIKGMELGRRDATTLLFLVVLLSTAYGYVITSFLVTYTWVHGIVFLKVLDNLLGNYRSFCGTVWRGSNLGLKRLCAFVLIRWAVRDALAQLLGIWSFGEVEDQSSFFNVFIRMKLMPFSDVAPWITGHEKESLCFIISWFLVELLVGFMFAVDSWIVIVDSRKSSWEVVKEGCHLLVALLGPAVQIKCWEVVICGSLSKWILGEYFGDEFAVAILSAIEVYFMVAWLVFYLAARSVDASSLGRTFGRRELEGFLLGAR